The Pan troglodytes isolate AG18354 chromosome 8, NHGRI_mPanTro3-v2.0_pri, whole genome shotgun sequence genome window below encodes:
- the TASOR2 gene encoding protein TASOR 2 isoform X11, translating into MSTKLFTNKKKQVAILRKNFKTLTGFFCLILKSRQNWYVSVDSVLAAVLLPLWVIQPKYYFYELSGNTVIERPRQICPYVIVAFRYREPKTMAPPAHKSILERSENVLMSPWKGKLIVQDRMLCDIALWSTYGAMIPTQLPQELDFKYVMQVSSLKKRLPEAAFRKQNYLEEKVCFQDLCFNLYEVELSNRQGENIDKLTECIKNKQLAIIKCLEDRGFFILLTSSALLSEPDFGSKQMGLHGLHLFHSPLSTGVKDLKVEDDISMKVIPILPTLNCALLETKKSLPEERIHPNTLVKRHFQELYKADRSPSLSVAPQDRMKDPTFLGKLPSGFDLIPPAEKCPSESLTQLNSYFSDPSAYILEVSSALDLLAEHPQSPCVSDGICDAGFSLVMTPDPEFLVSEAEVRKETETKKDSEEMLKAKKRVFPLSPASNLRVQPKRKASMPHTVQSKKVNLCRPFPKRTASRADNSSDSPTTLKLVKGQFPQKRKRVKGETASKLQSEISRDGQEDGISINSVQPENTTAAHNDLPENSIVNYDSQALNMLADLALSSATSSTPVSEARNLHCSSELPQNDVLLSKENSLRGTSDHEYHRGVKSQKGELLPNPSSDRKSNSGSDLTVSQDEESLVPCSQAPAKAQSALTEEMLESSDASQSSSVSVEHSYALLLREHSKKHLQEREILSPLFPRNGTKSPEAATPVGKVMPFWHQPGLLLQQKPPDDPVVKPKDRPTSARVKKSSCSRIVFSCDDSVKITFKCETEYAFSLDSKYTNNPLEKTVVRALHGPWNTDLPDNVEEVKLLLHMWVALFYSNQNKVIRSSRKVVEHSNPAKYVSINSTLESCELREIEESLGLEKCSADPLLETNEISRGHAAEVSFRDPNCLLPFIKTPLTQGLELCVQNEQKKAFARECDPDTQEDQNFICSYNNEVIGEEAKQESLETSNLVLSGIGSTQTNGPSVPSEEEIVQPLDSTRVASYSGTVTQATFTRTYDGPGSQPVICQSSVYGTLENKVDVLDAAMQTKTGTLQDLIQHGSRINNECHPSLERKDDNMGCAVINPEPVTLTFEKNAHVPIQTEGVNTADEPTTFNKELIKQVSPAASLRHPVSTSENAQTQGLRDIPSLVVAGQKGTKYLCASSVGRETLDKEMCSLQKEMPLPVSLPSDKTMVMEALSLVKSSSYLLPSEEVRCTQDFLSQTQSLLSLSSEGLLELTQVEVDSSSASTTLGKQCSLNCISSGCHTSGDSLELRKNHKNGPNTENMNLEAFDSVFIKQTSLSVSREVSLELSEEDSDIDLALTISPPTSPREEMPAGEIEQFEEAPFSNLELQDVAEEIGEPEEVALTESREVNSADNVSVYPSVSEEPVENKERKGDNLQPVTLILSKENCTLEIAEEINVTSDFPFDSVIEEVSPASSPEPPVPVKETRPYQAVTPCILKLHGTQCEKSNQISQCESEDLGITEKENVFVGPTHPVGQDNFTQVQQMQVSAEMPLILTHHPGRTGRPTLPGKVTEEIVSSEHDEGLSFSGKVQCYGRELNQPGSAAKCTGDFSPSPEKLVKSGNPLQPVSIENRNLDLKHLVLESSEPPFGPRNVIENKSLSDTLVSTTAPSGIVNVSVKQQTSPKSSQNHLFPGDLKTDEGIYLQVKSLTAASVDGAYSTQGCMCSVVPTLCSSSDNATLTHYVRRISAEPAFQAQEIPAGRRASLLKNGEPEAELHKETTGPGTAGPQSNTTSSLKGERKAIHTLQDVSTCETKELLNVGVSSLCAGPYQNTADTKENLSKEPLASFVSESFDTSVCGIATEHVEIENSGEGLRAEAGSETLGRDGEVSVNSDMHYELSGDSDLDLLGDCRNPKFDLEDSYTLRGSYTRKKDVPTDGYESSSNFHNNNQEDWGCSSWVPGMETSLPPGHWTAAVKKEEKCVPPYVQIRDLHGILRTYANFSITKELKDTMRTSHSLRRHPSVTANCGLPSSWTSTWQVADDLTQNTLDLEYLRFAHKLKQTIKNGDSQHSASSANVFPKESPTQISIGAFPSTKISEAPFLHPAPRSRSPLLVTVVESDPRPQGQPRRGYTASSLDSSSSWRERCSHNRDLRNSQRNHTVSFHLNKLKYNSTVKESRNDISLILNEYAEFNKVMKNSNQFIFQDKELNDVSGEATAQEMYLPFPGRSASYEDIIIDVCTNLHVKLGSVVKEACKSTFLFYLVETEDKSFFLRTKNLLRKGGHTEIEPQHFCQAFHRENDTLIIIIRNEDISSHLHQIPCLLKLKHFPSVIFAGVDSPGDVLDHTYQELFRAGGFVISDDKILEAVTLAQLKEIIKILEKLNGNGRWKWLLHYRENKKLKEDERVDSTAHKKNIMLKSFQSANIIELLHYHQCDSRSSTKAEILKCLLNLQIQHIDARFAVLLTDKPTIPREVFENSGILVTDVNNFIENIEKIAAPFRSSYW; encoded by the exons TCTGTTTTCAAGATTTGTGCTTCAATTTGTATGAGGTAGAACTGTCAAACAGACAAGGggaaaatatagataaattaaCAGAATGTATTAAAAACAAGCAATTG gCAATCATCAAATGCTTAGAAGATCGAGGGTTTTTCATTTTACTTACATCATCAGCCTTACTATCAGAACCAG ATTTTGGAAGCAAGCAGATGGGTCTGCATGGGTTACATTTATTTCATTCACCCCTGTCAACAG GGGTGAAAGATTTGAAAGTTGAAGATGACATCTCAATGAAGGTGATACCTATTTTACCTACCCTTAATTGTGCCCTGCTAGAAACAAAGAAATCACTTCCTGAAGAAAGAATCCATCCAAACACATTAGTAAAGCGTCATTTCCAAGAATTGTACAAGGCGGACAGAAGCCCTTCATTGAGTGTTGCTCCGCAGGATAGAATGAAAGACCCTACATTCTTGGGGAAACTGCCCAGTGGTTTTGACTTGATTCCTCCAGCTGAAAAGTGCCCTTCAGAGTCTTTAACTCAGTTGAACTCTTATTTTTCAGACCCTAGTGCTTACATTTTGGAAGTGTCTAGTGCTTTGGACTTGCTAGCAGAGCATCCTCAGTCTCCTTGTGTTTCAGATGGAATTTGTGATGCTGGATTTTCCTTAGTTATGACTCCAGATCCTGAATTTCTTGTCTCAGAGGCAGAAGTGAGAAAAGAAACTGAAACGAAAAAGGATTCTGAAGAAATGTTGAAAGCAAAGAAGAGAGTTTTTCCATTGAGTCCAGCGTCAAATCTGAGAGTGCAGCCTAAGAGGAAGGCCAGCATGCCCCACACGGTGCAGAGTAAAAAGGTGAACTTGTGCCGCCCCTTTCCCAAAAGAACTGCTTCCAGAGCAGACAACAGCTCGGACTCTCCAACAACTCTAAAGTTAGTTAAAGGACAGTttcctcagaaaagaaaaagag TCAAAGGAGAAACTGCTTCAAAGCTTCAATCAGAAATTTCAAGAGATGGTCAAGAAGATGGGATTAGCATAAATAGTGTTCAACCAGAAAATACCACAGCGGCTCACAATGATCTTCCTGAAAACTCCATCGTCAACTATGACTCCCAGGCCCTAAATATGTTAGCCGATCTAGCATTAAGCTCTGCTACTTCTTCCACACCAGTATCTGAGGCTAGAAATCTTCACTGTTCCTCTGAATTGCCACAAAATGATGTTTTGCTCTCTAAAGAAAATTCTTTGCGAGGTACATCTGACCATGAATATCATAGAGGAGTTAAAAGTCAAAAAGGTGAATTACTACCTAACCCATCTTCTGATAGGAAGAGTAATTCTGGATCAGACTTAACTGTTAGCCAAGATGAAGAAAGCTTGGTTCCTTGTAGTCAGGCCCCTGCTAAAGCCCAGTCAGCACTTACTGAGGAAATGCTAGAATCTTCAGATGCAAGCCAAAGCTCTTCTGTTTCTGTGGAACATTCATATGCCCTGCTCCTTAGAGAACATTCAAAGAAACATCTACAGGAGAGAGAGATACTAAGCCCTCTGTTTCCCAGGAATGGGACAAAAAGCCCTGAAGCAGCAACCCCAGTGGGGAAAGTCATGCCATTTTGGCATCAGCCCGGCCTTTTGCTTCAGCAAAAGCCTCCTGACGACCCCGTGGTAAAGCCCAAGGATCGACCAACGTCTGCCCGTGTGAAAAAATCTTCCTGCTCTCGTATAGTGTTTAGCTGTGATGACTCCGTTAAGATCACTTTCAAATGTGAAACAGAATATGCATTCAGTTTAGACAGCAAATATACCAACAACCCACTGGAGAAAACTGTAGTAAGAGCATTACATGG GCCCTGGAATACTGATTTGCCTGATAATGTGGAAGAAGTGAAGCTTTTACTTCATATGTGGGTAGCTCTGTTTTACAGCAATCAGAACAAAGTCATACGATCTTCCCGAAAGGTTGTAGAACACAGCAACCCAGCAAAATATGTGTCTATAAATAGCACGTTAGAATCTTGTGAGCTCCGTGAAATTGAGGAGTCCCTTGGTTTGGAAAAATGTTCTGCAGACCCTCTGTTGGAGACTAACGAAATTTCCAGGGGTCATGCTGCTGAAGTATCCTTCCGTGATCCTAACTGCTTGCTTCCTTTCATTAAAACACCACTTACCCAAGGCTTGGAACTCTGTGtacaaaatgaacagaaaaaagcTTTTGCAAGAGAGTGTGATCCAGACACCCAAGAAGACCAGAATTTCATCTGTTCTTACAATAATGAG GTAATTGGGGAAGAAGCTAAACAAGAATCATTGGAGACTTCTAATCTTGTGCTTTCGGGTATTGGAAGTACACAAACTAATGGACCTTCTGTTCCTAGTGAAGAAGAAATTGTTCAGCCACTGGATAGCACAAGAGTGGCTTCTTACAGTGGCACTGTTACTCAAGCCACATTCACCAGGACTTACGATGGGCCTGGCAGTCAGCCAGTGATATGTCAGAGCTCTGTGTACGGTACCCTTGAAAACAAAGTGGATGTTCTTGATGCAGCAATGCAAACAAAAACAGGTACTTTACAGGACCTTATCCAACATGGCAGCCGCATAAACAATGAATGTCACCCTTCCTTGGAAAGAAAGGATGATAATATGGGGTGTGCAGTGATTAACCCGGAACCAGTTACTCTCACCTTTGAAAAAAATGCACATGTACCAATACAGACAGAAGGTGTAAATACAGCTGATGAACCTACAACCTTTAATAAGGAGTTGATTAAGCAAGTATCACCTGCTGCAAGCCTTAGACATCCTGTATCCACCTCGGAAAATGCACAAACACAAGGCCTGAGGGACATTCCCTCTCTAGTAGTTGCAGGACAGAAAGGCACTAAGTACCTTTGTGCCTCCTCAGTAGGTAGAGAGACACTTGATAAAGAAATGTGTTCATTACAGAAAGAGATGCCTCTTCCAGTCTCTCTACCATCTGATAAAACAATGGTAATGGAGGCATTATCATTAGTTAAAAGTTCTAGTTATCTATTACCCAGTGAAGAAGTGAGATGCACTCAGGATTTCCTTTCACAGACTCAGAGTCTCCTCAGCCTATCTTCAGAAGGACTTCTAGAACTGACACAGGTTGAAGTGGACTCATCATCAGCCTCTACCACCTTGGGAAAGCAGTGTTCACTTAACTGCATTTCATCAGGATGCCACACATCAGGTGACTCTTTAGAACTAAGGAAGAATCACAAGAATGGTCCAAACACTGAAAATATGAATTTGGAAGCGTTTGATTCAGTATTTATCAAACAAACAAGCCTGTCTGTGAGTAGAGAGGTCAGCCTAGAGTTATCAGAGGAAGATTCTGACATTGACTTAGCTCTAACAATATCACCACCTACAAGTCCCAGAGAAGAAATGCCAGCTGGTGAAATAGAGCAATTTGAGGAGGCCCCATTCTCAAATTTAGAACTTCAGGATGTAGCTGAGGAAATAGGTGAACCGGAAGAGGTGGCTCTCACAGAAAGCAGAGAAGTGAATTCTGCTGACAATGTGTCAGTATATCCCTCAGTGTCAGAAGAACCAGTAGAAAATAAGGAGAGAAAGGGGGATAATTTACAACCAGTTACTTTAATACTTTCTAAAGAAAATTGCACCCTTGAGATTGCAGAGGAAATTAATGTGACCTCTGATTTTCCCTTTGATTCTGTAATTGAGGAAGTATCACCAGCTTCTAGTCCTGAACCTCCAGTACCAGTTAAAGAGACACGACCATATCAGGCTGTGACTCCatgcattttaaaacttcatgGTACACAGTGTGAGAAGAGCAACCAAATCTCCCAATGTGAGTCAGAAGACTTAGgcataacagaaaaagaaaatgtttttgttggTCCTACCCATCCAGTGGGGCAAGATAACTTTACCCAGGTACAACAAATGCAGGTCTCTGCCGAAATGCCTCTAATATTAACTCATCATCCAGGAAGAACAGGTAGACCAACCCTTCCTGGTAAAGTAACTGAGGAAATTGTCTCAAGTGAGCATGATGAGGGTTTATCTTTCTCAGGAAAGGTGCAGTGCTATGGTAGGGAGTTAAACCAGCCTGGCTCAGCTGCCAAATGCACAGGTGACTTCAGTCCTTCTCCTGAAAAACTGGTAAAATCAGGAAATCCATTGCAGCCAGTTAGTATAGAGAACAGAAATTTGGACTTAAAACATCTTGTCTTGGAGTCCAGTGAACCTCCATTTGGTCCTAGAAATGTTATTGAAAATAAGTCTTTGTCTGACACATTGGTTTCCACAACTGCACCAAGTGGTATAGTGAATGTGTCAGTAAAACAGCAGACTAGCCCTAAAAGCAGTCAGAACCATCTCTTTCCCGGTGATTTGAAAACAGATGAAGGCATTTATCTGCAGGTGAAGTCCTTGACAGCTGCCTCGGTTGATGGAGCTTATTCTACACAGGGATGCATGTGCTCAGTGGTCCCCACGCTTTGTTCTTCCTCAGACAATGCTACATTAACCCATTATGTAAGACGAATAAGTGCAGAGCCAGCGTTTCAAGCACAGGAAATACCAGCAGGCAGAAGGGCCAGTTTGCTTAAGAATGGTGAGCCTGAAGCTGAGTTACATAAAGAAACCACAGGTCCAGGCACTGCTGGCCCTCAGTCCAACACCACATCTTCTCTAAAAGGTGAACGTAAAGCCATCCACACGCTGCAAGATGTGTCAACATGTGAAACAAAGGAGCTGTTGAATGTCGGGGTTTCCTCCCTTTGTGCTGGTCCCTACCAAAATACAGCAGACACCAAGGAAAACCTCAGTAAAGAGCCTTTGGCCTCCTTTGTTTCAGAATCCTTTGATACTTCTGTTTGTGGAATAGCCACAGAGCACGTAGAAATTGAGAACAGTGGGGAGGGGCTCAGGGCTGAGGCTGGTTCTGAAACCCTAGGCAGAGATGGAGAGGTCAGTGTGAATTCCGACATGCACTATGAACTCTCTGGAGATTCTGATCTAGACCTGCTTGGTGATTGTAGAAATCCCAAATTCGATTTGGAGGATTCTTATACTTTAAGAGGTAGTTACACCAGGAAAAAAGATGTTCCCACAGATGGCTATGAGTCGTCGTCGAACTTCCACAACAACAACCAAGAGGACTGGGGCTGCTCtagctgggttccaggcatggaGACGAGCCTCCCTCCCGGGCACTGGACTGCTGCggtaaagaaagaagagaagtgtGTGCCGCCTTACGTCCAAATCCGAGATCTCCACGGGATCCTCAGGACTTACGCCAACTTCTCTATAACAAAAGAACTCAAAGACACCATGAGAACTTCACACAGCCTGAGGAGGCACCCGAGTGTCACTGCAAACTGTGGCCTGCCCAGCTCCTGGACAAGCACTTGGCAGGTGGCAGACGACCTCACCCAGAACACTTTAGACCTGGAGTATCTGCGTTTTGCACATAAACTAAAACAGACCATAAAGAATGGGGATTCTCAGCATTCTGCCTCCTCTGCCAATGTCTTTCCAAAGGAGTCACCAACCCAGATCTCCATTGGTGCTTTCCCTTCGACAAAAATCTCTGAAGCCCCATTTCTGCATCCTGCACCTAGGAGCAGAAGCCCCCTTCTGGTAACAGTTGTGGAGTCAGATCCCAGACCACAGGGGCAGCCCAGGAGAGGCTACACAGCCAGCAGTCTGGACAGCTCTTCCTCTTGGAGAGAGAGGTGTAGTCATAATAGAGATCTTAGAAATTCTCAAAGAAATCACACTGTTTCATTCCACCTCAACAAACTGAAATACAACAGTACTGTGAAGGAATCTCGGAATGATATTTCACTTATTCTCAATGAGTATGCTGAATTCAACAAGGTGATGAAGAATAGCAACCAATTCATTTTCCAAGACAAAGAGCTAAATGATGTTTCTGGAGAAGCCACTGCTCAAGAGATGTATCTGCCTTTCCCAGGACGGTCAGCCTCCTATGAAGACATAATCATAGACGTGTGCACCAATTTGCACGTCAAACTAGGAAGTGTTGTGAAAGAGGCTTGTAAAAGTACCTTCCTGTTCTACCTTGTCGAAACAGAAGACAAATCATTCTTTCTAAGAACAAAG AACCTTCTGAGGAAAGGAGGCCATACAGAAATTGAACCTCAGCACTTCTGTCAGGCTTTCCACAGAGAGAATGATACACTAATCATCATCATCAGAAATGAAGATATATCATCACATTTGCATCAG ATTCCTTGTTTGCTGAAGCTGAAGCATTTCCCCAGTGTCATCTTTGCTGGAGTAGACAGCCCTGGAGATGTTCTTGATCACACCTACCAAGAACTGTTTCGTGCAGGAGGCTTTGTGATATCAGATGACAAGATACTAGAAGCTGTAACATTAG CTCAACTGAAGGAAATTATCAAAATCCtggaaaaactaaatggaaatgGAAGATGGAAGTGGTTGCTTCACTacagggaaaataaaaagctaaaagaagATGAAAG AGTGGATTCAACTGCACATAAGAAGAACATAATGTTGAAGTCATTTCAGAGTGCAAATATCATTGAATTGCTTCATTATCACCAGTGTGACTCTCGATCatcaacaaaagcagaaattctgaaatGTTTGCTAAACCTGCAAATTCAGCATATTGATGCCAGGTTTGCTGTCCTCCTAACAG acaagCCTACTATCCCCAGAGAAGTCTTTGAAAATAGTGGAATCCTTGTTACAGATGTAAATAACTTtatagaaaacatagaaaaaatagcAGCTCCATTTAGGAGTAGCTATTG GTGA